The following coding sequences are from one Cyanobacterium sp. T60_A2020_053 window:
- a CDS encoding photosystem I reaction center subunit VIII encodes MLGEYAASFLPSILVPFVGLVMPAIVMGLLFLQIESEA; translated from the coding sequence ATGCTCGGAGAATACGCAGCTTCTTTCTTACCCTCTATTTTAGTTCCCTTTGTTGGTTTAGTTATGCCCGCCATTGTCATGGGACTTTTATTTTTACAAATTGAAAGCGAAGCCTAA